Below is a genomic region from bacterium.
GCCCGCCCAGGCGCAAAGTGCTACATCGACCCCCTTCGGCTACTTCCAGCTTCCGGTAACGCAGAGCCCCGCTATGGCGGGGAACACGACGGAATTGACGCTGCAAGTAACGAAAAAGACGGTATCGGACCTGATCGCCATGCTCGATTCCGCACGCGCGGCGCACATGCATCTGTATATCCATTTCGTGGACAACGGGCCCCGCGCCAATAATCCTGACGGCAGCCTCTCGCTTGCGGGCTATAAACAGGACATGAGCGCATTCTGCCAGCAGACTGCGTCGAGCACGCCTAACTGCCCGAACCTGTCCTCGTACGTTCAGGATGGGACGCTTCTGGGCTTCCACCTCTTTGAGTATTCGCTCGACCCGACTCCGGCGCAGGTGACTGAAGGCTATCCGACGCTCGACTACATGAAACAGGGCGCCGCCCACGTAAAGACGCTCTGGCCAGCGGTACCTATGGTCATCGATAGCTCGAACCCATGCCTTCTTACCAAGCAGACATGGTCGTCAAACGACGTTTCTTCCGTACTCATCACGTTCTTCACGGCGAAACAGGATGATTTCGCAGCAGGAGCGAACAGATTCCAGAAAAATATCGCGTGCATGCAACAGGTACACCTCGGCTACGCATGGATCATCAACCCGTTCGGCGGTACCCAGCAGGCGACGTACGAGAACAATCTGCCTAACTATCGCCACTATCTCGAGACGGTACTGCTCTCGCCCGGCGCGGCGATAGCCAACCTCGTCTGGCGCTACTGGCCCAACACCGGCGCTACCGTCACCAACGGCGCCAAGGTGTTTCCAAACTTCTGGAATGAGGAGGTGAACCCCGGCGTTACCGAGACGATCGAGGAAATCGAGCGTTGCGCGAAGGCTCCCTCGGCGGCTAACTGCCCGTCAGCCACATCCCAGGCGCACGCGCCGACCTGTAAATTGTCCGCATCGCCAAGCACAGTCGCGCCCGGCAAGCAGACGACGCTTAGCTGGACGAGCACGGACGCGACGGGCGGTACCTGGGTACAAAATAGCGCGGCGAACGCACTCGGACTCTCCGGGGACGGCGTTTTGGCAAACGGCTCCATGGCCGTGCGAGTAGACGCGGCGGCAGGCACCACCACGCCGGTACTCACGGTCTATGACGCGTACGGGGACCGCGCGTCCTGCTCGACTTCCGTTACCGTCACCGCTAGCAGCACGCCTCCGAGCGGTCCTGCCGGCTTCATTACGAGCTTTATGGCGTCGCCTTCGCAGGTAGCGCCCGGCGGCTGGACGTATCTTATGTGGAATACGGAAAATGCCGCATCGTGCCAGCTGCAATCGATCGTCGGCGGTACCGTGCGATCGTCGATCCGAGCCGACCTCAATACAGGCGACCCGTTCGACACCTCCCTTACACAGACGACGACCTATCGCCTCGCCTGCACGATGCTTGACGGCGCGACCGCTACCAAAGATGCCGTTGTAACGGTCGTTCCCTAAGTAGAGCCGACCTCACCTTCATGGTCGAAAACGGAGAGCCTGACTATCCCGACCTAAAGACGCAAAGAACACCACCCCCGAGTCAAAAGTGCTCGGGGTTTTGGTTTCTCGCTCAGCTTGTATGAATTCGTGATTTAAGTCTTTCCATATAATCGTCCTTTTCCTCGCGATATCGGTCATAGTCGTTCGCATACCTCTTATAAAGGTTCCGTTTGAGTTCGGAGTAATCCGTCACTTCCTTCGGATGCGCTCGCAGGTAATCGCGGAGTTCAAGCATTTCTTCGACGTGATGGTGGCTACGCTGGAATACATGCACATTGGAGAGCAGCGTATCGTCCTTCATTTTTCTGAAAAGAATCGCACCCGGCATCACGAAAGCACCCGCGTAATCGTAGCCAGCAGTTGCCATTTCGGCGCGATGAATATCCGCTGACCCGACATCGTCAACGAGTATGAGAATATCTATCACCGGCTTGCCGTCCATGCCGGGGATCGAGGTACTTCCGATGTGTTGGATATCCGTGGCATCAGAACCAAAAATCCGCCAGAGAACCGTTGCGGCCGCCTTAAATTCCTGCGGCCAGTCCGGGTCGTAGGGAACGATTTCGTACTGACGCTTTGCGTACGAATATTTATCCATCAGCCTATTTTAACTCGGCAGTGCTGCATCATACCAACAAACCCATCAGTCACTCAAACTAGCGCTTGAGGATTGTGCCCCATCATGGTCGTGAACTAACCATAGTCAAGCTCCACAAGGATTCCTTGGCGACTTCCCCGCCAAGAGACCGAGGCGTCTCGATCTATCGCCATTTTGCGAGCTTATTGACAACATACATATTATATGATATGTACATATTAATCCCGGTTCTGGTGAACTGGTCGTCCTTCGGGATAAGGAGGTTGAGTCCTACCTCAGCAAGGGACTCGTTCAATGGAGGGTCACATGACCTTGTCAGTAAATCAGTCTTTCGTCCTCAGCGGTCCGACCAAGGAACAGCTCAAGGACTCGCTCTTTTCACCAACGTACCAAGGAGGGCGCGGCGCTTATCACGCAAAACTCCTTACCTTCACGTCAGATGGGAGATTTACGGATCACGAAGTCAGTATCAAATCCGTACAAACTCTCAACAAGCTTGGAACCCACTTCTACATTACGGGGTGGGCGCATTCCAAGACCAAGGACGGAAGGGACGATGCGGGGAGCTCCCGAGTCGTTCACCTTCTTTATCGTACTGACTCTCGCAAGGGAGGAATCAGTTTCGATGAGAACGCGCCGTCGTCGCACTGCCTGTCGTTCAGGAAGCCGGAAGAATCCAGATGGAAAGATTGCCGGCCTGATATACAAGCAGCGCTTGAGACATAGCGCACCGCCCTTTACCGCCCCACTGCAATTCGGCAGTGGGGTTTTGATTTTGGCGTTAGCCTCTCGGTCACCTTGCTTAACACTAGTATGGTGCGGGATACGAGAATCGAACTCGTGCCTCAACCTTGGGAAGGTCGCGTCCTGCCACTAAACCAATCCCGCATTCTTAAAACCAATCCAAGATACGCTGCCAGAGGCTCTTCGCCGGAGGAGTCTCTGTCGCGTTTTTGGGCGGCACCACGATGATAACCTCCTCGCCCGGGCGTGCAACCCCGAAGGATTTTCGTATAGCGGCCTCCTGCCCTCTTGGAGTATCGAGCGCGTCGAGGCTTGTTGTAAGTGCGGCTTTGCGCTTCTCGAGCGCCGCGTATTCGGCCCTGGTCTCCCCGGCCGCCTTCCAGGCTATCTCCGCCTTCTGCGCAAGCGACACCACGAGCGTCCCAAGCCATACCGCGACAAGCGCCAGAAACGCGACGAGCAGTCCCTGTTTCCAGTCGATCGTGCGTGAGGAGCGGAGCGCCATAGGACTCCAGTATAGCGCTTATCGGTCGCTTCCCTGCACCATTTTCATGAACACCTCTTCCGGAATATTTACCTTCCCCGTACCGTGCTCCTTGAGCTTCTTCTTTCCCTTCTTCTGCTTCTGAAGAAGCTTGTTCTTGCGCGATACGTCGCCGCCATAGAGCCCTGCCGTCACGTCCTTCCTCATCGCCGAGAGCGAGCGCGAAGCGATGATGCGTCCGAGTGCCCGCGCCTGAATTTTCGCGACGAACTGTTGTTTGGGAAGTATGTCGTGGAGCTTTTCGACCATCTTCTCCCCTTCCTCCTGTACCCGCCTCCTTGAAATCACGCGCGCGAACGCAGGCACCGGCTCCTCCGCGACGAGGATGTCGAGCCGTACGACATCCGCCGGACGCTCGTCGAGGAATTCATACGAGAGCGACGCATACCCCGACGATACGCTCTTTACCCGGTCGAAAAAGCCGCGCATGAGTTCCCGAAGCGGCATCTCGGCCGTCATCTCGATGCGCCCGTCGTCATAGCCGATGGTACCGGTCGTGTTCGCCTCATGCTCGTGAAAAAGCTGCACCAATGCGCTCACCGCATCCGGCGGCATAAGCACTATCACCTTCACCCACGGCTCTTCGATGAGCTCGATATCCCCGAAGTCGGGAAAGCGCGAAGGAGTATACACGACTTCCCTGCCCTTGCGGGTCGTGACCGCGTACGCGATGGTCGGGATGGTGACGATAAGGGCGAGCGAGAACTCGCGCTTCAAACGTTCGGAAATGATCTCGAGGTGGAGCATGCCGAGGAATCCGCACCGGAAACCCCGGCCGAGCACTCCGGACGACTCCTCCTCAAACGAAAGCGAGGAATCGGTGAGCCGGAGGCGCTCGAGCGCCTGGCGAAGCAAGGGAAGGTCATCCTGACTCTCGGGGTATACCGAGGCCCAGACGACCGGCCGGGGCCGCTCGAAGCCTCCCAGGGCCGGGAGAAGGCCTCTTGGAACCCCTATCGTATCTCCCACCGCCACCACCCCCGGCTCCTTGACCCCGGTGATCACATACCCGATCTCGCCGGGGCCGAGCATCTCGGCAGGAGTTTCGTCGGGCGCGAAGATGCCGACTTCAAGCGCGGTGAAGGTATTCCCCGCTGCATGGAATAGAAGCGGCTGTCCTTTCTTCAGGGTTCCGTCGAAGACGCGCAGATAGACGGTGACGCCGCGATGCGTCGAATATGAAAAGTCGAAGATGGTCGCGCGCGGTTCGTCCGCGACCGCGGCGCGCGGCGGAGGCACCCGGTCGACGACCGCCCCGAGAAGCTCGTCAACCCCCTCGCCGCTTTTGCCGGAGACCGCGAGTACCGTGTCCGGAGAAACCGCAAGGAGTTTCGCGAGCTCCTGCTTCACTTCCGGCACGCGCGCGTACGGTGAATCGATCTTCGAGACGACCGGTATGATCGTACAGCCCGCGTTCTTCGCCATCGCGAGCGTTGTCAGAGTTTGCGCCTGGACACCCTGCGTCGAGTCGACGAGGAGGAGAACGCCTTCGACCGCGGAGAGCGCCCGCGACACTTCGTATGAGAAGTCGATATGCCCCGGCGTGTCGATGAGGTTCAAAACATAACTCGTTCCGTTCTTTTCGTACTTCATCCGCACCGGCTGCATCTTGATCGTGATGCCGCGCTCGCGCTCGAGGTCCATGCGGTCGAGCACCTGGTCCCGCATCTTGCGCGTCTCTATGGTGTGGGTGGCCTCAAGAAGCCGGTCGGCAAGCGTCGACTTACCGTGGTCCACGTGTGCCACGATGCTGAAGTTCCTCAGATTATATAATTGTGCCATTGCGCCTTCGCTGTTGAATATTGCTTAATACCTTATTCGCGTCGGAAACCCTCTTTTGGTGCGTCAGAAAAGGCTTAAGCAAAAAGATGAGCACCTCAAGTGAGCTTGATTCGTTGACCGAGACTCTCCATACGTTCTGTTTCCATATCCATCCGTAATCATTGTCGCCCTTTCGCGCGATAATACGGGACTTGCTGCGAATACCAGAGCGAAGAAATAACTTGTGGATATCGGCAAGAATTGCTTGATCGTAGGCGTCAATCTTGAACCTTCCCTTTCCTTGATTCAAGCCAAACGTGCCCTCCGCGTCAATATAGCCAGCCGCGAAAGCCCATAGTAGCGTTTCGTTCGAAGAAAGCCAGCGGCGCATTCCGGGCGGATACTTTCCGAGCAGAAATGTAAAGGATCGATTGAGATAACAGTTCAGGTGGGCGCTTCGGGAATTACGAGAAATAGTAACAGTACCGTACTGGCAAAACAGCTCCTTAAAAAGTCTCTCCTGCGCTAGATGGGTGGTGTGACAACGAACAACAACTGTTTCTGACACACCCGGTGGGACATACGCGTTCAAATCTCCATATTTGAAACCGAGCAGATATGCTTTATCAATGTCTGATCCGCTAAAGTCCTTCCTTGGATACTTAGTTTGCGCAGCGCTCTTACTTTTTAGAGAAATGTCTGCTTCAATAAGGCGATTTCTGATCGTTATTGAGGTGCAACCGTATTTTTGTGCAATTTTCGCCGGACTCCATTTCCTATGAAGATATAGTTTCTCTAAATCGGTCTTTGGTATCAATATTTTTGTACGCCCCATTCTCTAATACTATCATAACGTGATCTCAGCGAGCGATCACTGATAAATAGCGCTGATACAAACGTTAGCGCAAGTCTTCTTGATTATCAGAGCCCCAGCGGCGGAAGGATGTGTTTTTTCGCGGCGCGAATAAGCGCTTCGCGCATAACCGCGAATTCGCGGTTATCGGTGAAGTACAGCACGCCGATGGCTCCCGCGAGCCCCACCATACCCGCCGCGAAGCCTTCGGTAAAGACGGCGACGGTCGTGGTAAGGGGCGCGAGCCCGCCAAGAAGCGCGAGAACGCCGTAGGCAAGGCACCCGCCGACAAGCGCCGCCGCGAGGCCCTCGAAGAGCGGACGTACGAGCGTCCTGGCAAAGCCCGGAGCGGCTTTCGAGAGCGCCGCAACCAGAAGGACAGCGATGAGAAGCTGCCCGACCGTTGCCCCTATCGCTATAAGAAGTACCGAAGTTCCGGCAACCCCGGACACCCTAAAAAGGGCGTCAACGAAAGCCGGGAGACCGGGGAAGTGCGGCGCGAGCCAGAGAAGGCCGCCCGCCGCAAAAAGCGAAAGTATGCCTCCCGCGACCTGGATCGTAAGCGGAGACCAGGACTGCTTCGCCGCGTAGAGCGCGCGGGAAAGAAGCAGCACGAGGCCCTGGGCGGCGAGCGCGACCACGAGGATCGCAAGCACCGCGGCCGTAAGCCTGGTCGCGTCCCAGCCGAACGCGCCGGTGCCGAGTATCGCGCGCACCAAGTGCGCGCGAAGGACTACCACAAGCCCGAACGTGACGATAGACCAGACCATGAGGTGCCGCGCGGCCGACGAGAGCACCGCGGAGAACTGGATTTTGTCGTCCTTCCCGGCAAGCTCGGAGAGCACCGGGAACGCCGCGACCGCGTAGGACGCGCCGATAAGCGAGAGCGGCACCGCCTCTAGATTCCCGCCGAGCGTGAAGACGGAGACGCCGCCGGTACCGGAGCGCGCGGCGAGCGCCGTAAGCGCAAGCGTCGTGGCGGCACCCGCGCCAAGCGCAAGAGAGCGCGGCACGGAATCCTTCATCACGGAGAAGATCGTCCGCCAGTCTGGCATGACGAGCCGCGGAAAGAGTCCCGCTTTTGCGACGACCGGCAGATGTATCGCGAGATGCGCCACGGCGCCGATCACCACGCCGATTCCTATGCCCGGCAATCCATAGAGCGGGTAGAGGAATACGGTCCCGAAGATGATGCCGAGGTTGTAGAGCACCGGCGAGAGCGCGAAGAGCGCGAAGCGCCGGTGCACCTGCGTCACGCTCGTCACCACTCCCGAAAGGCCGAGCAGAATCGGCTGCAGGAGGAGGATGCGCGCAAGCAGGATAAACGAGGCCCGCTCCGGGATGTCGGCGAAGCCCGGGAAGAGAAGGAACAAAAGATGCGGCGCGAAGAGCGCGAGCACGGCGCAGATGATTCCGCCGCCGACAAGCAGGAAGGTGGCCGTTTGCGACATAAGCTCGCGCGCGTCCTTCCCCGACGCTTCGGCGATCCGCGGGATGAGCACATAGGCGGAAACGAGCGACGCTACGAGCGCGAATACGAGGTCGGGGATCTTGAACGCGGCGTAATAGAGGTCGAGCGTCTGCCCCGCCCCGAAGCTGTGGGCGAACGCGCGGTCCCGGAGGATCGCGAGCGCCTGGGACGCGAGCGTAAGCGCGGCAAGCACGTACGCGGCCTCGTGGAGGCCGCGTACCGGTGCCGTGATCCGAGTGAGAAGCCTGCGGACCATTTGTTACGGTCCTACTTGGTCGAAGCGTCCGGGGACGATTCCGGGAGCGTACCGACCGCCCCGGTGCGAAGCGACGGGAACGGATTCGTTCCTTTTCTAAGCGCCGCTATGTATGAAGCGACCGCTTTCTCGTTATCAGGGGAAAGCGCGGCGACCGCCTCGAGTTCGCCAAGCGCGTTCGCGAAGTCCTTGCTTTCGGCATAGGCGACCGCGAGGAAGTACCGCGCGTTCGCGAACTGCGGATTCACGGATGCCGCCTTCGACAGCGCGGCTATCGCGCCCGGAAGATCTCCCGTGCCCGCGCGCAGTATGCCGACCTGGAAGAGCACCGCCGGGTCGTTCGGAGCGAAGTATGCGGCGCTTTCGGCCGCGGCGAGCGCGCCCTGGGCGTTCCCGCTTGCGACCTCAAGCTGCGACAAGAGGAAGATGGCCTGCGTGAAATCCTGCTTCAGCTGGATGGCCTGGACCAGGAACGCTTCGGCGGCCTTGTTGTCCTTGTTGGCGATCTCAAGCTGCGCGAGGATGTACGGCAGCTGCGGGCTTGAAGGATTGAGCTCCTGGGCCTTCGCGTACGCGGCTTTCGCGTTGTCGTAGGCGCCGGGAACTCCGAGCGGAACGACGGTGCCGTACATCGTGCCGAGCGCGACCCAGTTCTGGTAGCGGTTCGGCGCGAGCTTCGTCGCGGTAAGCGCCGCCTGGATTCCGTCGGTAAGCGCCGCCTGGATTCCGGTCCGCGCGGCATCCGCCGACAAGCCCGTGTCTCCCGCGATCTGGTTGAGACGCGCCTGGGCGATCTGGCTTTCGAGGCGATACGCATCATCGCTTTGGCTAAAGACGAGCGCCTGCGCTACCGCGGCCCCCGCGCCGTCGATGTTTCCCGCCGAGAGAGCGGAAACCGCGCGCGTAAGCGCGACCTGCGCGAGATAGCGTTCCACGACCGCGTACGCGGCCACGATCGACGCCAGAAGGAGCAGCGTAAGGGCAAAGACGATCACGAAGCCGATCCGGGGGCTTCTCCCGAAGACGATGCCGTGTTGCGACTGCCCTTTCCCGAAGCGGAGCGTCGAGGCGAACACGCCAAGCGAAATGAAGCCGAACGCGAGCACGACAGGCCCCGGCACGTCCACGACCGCCGTGACAAAGACGTACGCGGCCGCGACGAACGACAGGAGCGATACGAACCGCACGACCGGATCATTTGACGCGCGGAAGAGGAGGAACCGGAACCCGAGGAATACGAAGAGCCCGAGAAGCAGCAGCCACGCGACCGCACCCGCGATGCCCGTTGTCACGAACGAAGTCGGCAGGTAGCCGATACCGGTCGTGAAATCGATGTTCCAGAAAATCGTGCTGTTGAGCGACGCGTCGCGCGACTTAAGCCATTCGGCACCGAATGTCCCGGGGCCGGAGCCGAACAGGGGCGAAGACGCGTAGACATGGCTTCCGGTAGCGACGGTCGACTGCCAGGACGGGCGGACATCGAGCAAGTTAAGGCCGAGCGCGTTTCCAAGCGCCCCGCCGATGGTCGATCCGCCGATGAGGAAGAACAGGGAAACGACGAGCACGGCAAGCGAGGCGCCGAGCATCCGCGAGCCGCTCTCTTCGCCTCCTTCCGCGTCCTGCTCGGCAAGAAGCGTGGTGCCCGGAAAGCTTTCCCCCTCCTCTCCCCGGAACGGAGTCCGGCGCATGACCGCTTCAACGAAGAGGCCGAGTGCGGCAAGTGCGACCAGGGACCAGACGAAGAAGGAGTTCGCGACCGCGAGCAGCACGAGGCCCAGCCCGCAGGCGACATACAGCGCCTTTTTCACGCGCGCTTCAAGCGGGAGGAACCGAAGCGCGAGCATGGCTCCGATGAGGCCAAGCCCAACGAGCATGGAGAGGTCGCTAAAGGAGCCGGGGAGCGCCGTCGCAGGAGAAAGAAAGCCCGGCGCGATTTCGCCGATAATAAGGATGAGCACCTGGAGCGCCACGACCAGCGCAAACAAACCGCCCATAAGCTTGAGGAACGTGCGGTATTGGTCGACGCGCCGTACCGCAAGCGCCGAAAGGGTTCCAAGCGCCGCCATGATGATCACGAATCCGAGCGTATCCGGCTCGAGCTGACTCCCGAAGAGGGCCGCGGAAAGCGTTGTGCCGGAGAAAATACCCGACAGAAGGTACGCAAGCGGCACCGCCCACATCGCAAGCACGAGCGGAAGCGGCGGAAGGACTGCATTACCGCGCGTGAGGCGGGCAAGAATGAAGAGTGCTAAAACGACGATGGCGCCAAGGGCGAGCACCGAGACCTTGGTATAGAGGAACGGAATAGAGGCGGAGGGAACAAGCACAAGGGTTGCGATCGCGGCAGTGAGAGCAATGGCCCACACTGTTGCAGTCTCGAAAGAGACGCTGCGACGCGCAACAACATTTTCAGGATTCATGTTGTTGGATATTTTAGAACGAGTAAATAAGGAACGTCTTCCAGTATACAGGATGCGACACCCGAGGCGCGAGCCGGGTAAGTGTATAAAAGGCGCAATGAAAAAACCCCGCCAAAAGCGGGGTTTTTTCATGTATGCGGACCGGGCTATAAGCCGAATTCTGTCGTGGGACGGCCATTTGTCTTGTTCCGCCGTCGCCGGCGGAATCTTTGCGGCACTTCCCTTGCGGGACACGGCCTTGCACACGGCTAGGAATTTTGCCGTTTCATTCTTCCCTTCCGGGAAGACTCACCCCGAAGGATGCCGTCGGCTCTCGCCTCGGGCGTTTCTGCTCGCATCCCTTGCCTTGCGGCGGACAGGCGTTACCTGCTAGCGTGCTGCAAATCGCTTTGCGTGTGTTCGGACTTTCCTCGCTCCCCGCCCGAAGGCAGGGTCGCGCGACCGTCGCACCCGGTCCGCTGGTATTATCGCACGGAAATCCTATTTATCCAATACCTCAGATCTCGCACGTTCCGCCAGCGCAGGCCAACTCCTTCTTCACTTCCGTCTCGTCCTGCCGCTCGTACTGGTACAGTTTTGAATAGTCGACGTTCGCGTAGCGCGGGAGCATCTTCTCGTATTCTTCCTTGGTGATGGCCTCGTACGGCGCAAGACGGTACACGTGGTTGCTCCTCGGAAGGAATGAGAGGCCGCCGACGATGTCCCAGTTCGCGTACACCCAGTTCGCGACCGTGATCCACTCGTCGTCGCCGATCGAAATGGTGACCGAAGGATTGTGCTCTGTATACTTCGTCTTCACGAGCTTCCAGTGCTCAAGCTGGTCAAGCGCGGTGATATCGTCCTTGCATATCGCTCCTTCGGGTGCCTTGACCGGGAATTCGAGCACATAGGTGTTCGCGTTTTCTTCCGTCTGCCCCACTTCCGGATGCGCGGGCACGCCCTGGTCCCGGAGCATCTTGAAGAGCGAGTCCGTCACCGAAATGCGGATACGCTGGATATAGTACGGGGCGTGGCGCGGATGCATGCCGGAAGCGACGTCGAACGTCTTCGAGACAGTCCCCGACGGCTTTACGCAGGTGATCGCGGTCGACTGGTTCACACCGAACCGCTTTGCATACGTTTTGTTCGTCTTGACGGTCTCATCCTTCATGGCCGCGAGCGCCTCCGCATTCCGGCTCTCCCTTGAATCCCACTGGCCCGTAATGGAGACGCCAAGAAGCCGCTCGCCCTCGCAGTTGTCGACCCACTCCTTCGAAAGGTACGGAAGCTTGGTCAGGGTCGACTGGTACGTGCCGAGGATAGTCGCAAGGCGCGCCTTCCGGACGAGCGACTCCTTCGTATCGTCCGCACGGGCGATCACTTCGGTAAGGTTGCAGAACTGCTTGGACTTGAGAATGATCTCGCCGCAAGGATTCGTGCCCGGAAGCTCCTTGATGCGTCCGTTCTTGATGTAGCCGGTCTCCTCCCAGTTCCTGATGCGGCGCGCGGGAAGCTGGGTCATAAGTCCCCCGCGGTTGAATATGCCGCGCTCGCCCGAGCGGCTCTTCATGAGCGCCACCCACTCGTCCATGAATTCTTCGTTGGTCGGCTTCTCAAGATATACGGCGGAGTTGTTCGCTATGGAGCGGTGCGGATCGGAAAGGAAGAACTGGCCCTTCTTCGCGTCGCGCACCTCGGTGTCGTCGAGGTCCGAAAGCGAGATCATGGCGCTCCGCCGCACTCCCCCGGCAACCACGCACGCGCCGATATTGCAGATAATGTCGTGCGCGTCGATGTTGCGGAGCCTTCTTCCCTGGCGCGCGAAGATGCGCTCGCGGGAGAACGAAAGCAGCTGCCGAAGCGGCTCGGGGCCCGAGGCTTTCCCGCCCATGGTCTTAAGGCGCGCGCCCGCCGGACGCACGAGGGAGAAATCGAAGTCGATATCTTTTCCGGCATACCACGTTTCAAGACCGAGCGTAAGCGCGTTGCACCATCCTTCGGCGGAATCCGGCACGACGAATGTCGCGAGCTTCTCTCCGGTCTGATACGCGATTTGTGGAAGCGCTTGAATATTCTGACTCTCGACCGAATAGCCGACGCCCGTGCCGCGCATCGAGATGTACATGATCTCCGCGAAATCCTGGAGCTTCGACGGCGCGATATAGGAACAGTTGTACGCGCAGACGTTCGACTTCCTGGCCGCTTCGCCCGCGAACTGCATGAGCCGCATCGACGGCATCACTTCCTGCTTGAGGATCGCCATGCGTATCTCCGCATATTCCTTCTCCGAGAGCTTTTC
It encodes:
- a CDS encoding tetratricopeptide repeat protein — encoded protein: MNPENVVARRSVSFETATVWAIALTAAIATLVLVPSASIPFLYTKVSVLALGAIVVLALFILARLTRGNAVLPPLPLVLAMWAVPLAYLLSGIFSGTTLSAALFGSQLEPDTLGFVIIMAALGTLSALAVRRVDQYRTFLKLMGGLFALVVALQVLILIIGEIAPGFLSPATALPGSFSDLSMLVGLGLIGAMLALRFLPLEARVKKALYVACGLGLVLLAVANSFFVWSLVALAALGLFVEAVMRRTPFRGEEGESFPGTTLLAEQDAEGGEESGSRMLGASLAVLVVSLFFLIGGSTIGGALGNALGLNLLDVRPSWQSTVATGSHVYASSPLFGSGPGTFGAEWLKSRDASLNSTIFWNIDFTTGIGYLPTSFVTTGIAGAVAWLLLLGLFVFLGFRFLLFRASNDPVVRFVSLLSFVAAAYVFVTAVVDVPGPVVLAFGFISLGVFASTLRFGKGQSQHGIVFGRSPRIGFVIVFALTLLLLASIVAAYAVVERYLAQVALTRAVSALSAGNIDGAGAAVAQALVFSQSDDAYRLESQIAQARLNQIAGDTGLSADAARTGIQAALTDGIQAALTATKLAPNRYQNWVALGTMYGTVVPLGVPGAYDNAKAAYAKAQELNPSSPQLPYILAQLEIANKDNKAAEAFLVQAIQLKQDFTQAIFLLSQLEVASGNAQGALAAAESAAYFAPNDPAVLFQVGILRAGTGDLPGAIAALSKAASVNPQFANARYFLAVAYAESKDFANALGELEAVAALSPDNEKAVASYIAALRKGTNPFPSLRTGAVGTLPESSPDASTK
- a CDS encoding GrpB family protein; translation: MDKYSYAKRQYEIVPYDPDWPQEFKAAATVLWRIFGSDATDIQHIGSTSIPGMDGKPVIDILILVDDVGSADIHRAEMATAGYDYAGAFVMPGAILFRKMKDDTLLSNVHVFQRSHHHVEEMLELRDYLRAHPKEVTDYSELKRNLYKRYANDYDRYREEKDDYMERLKSRIHTS
- a CDS encoding LAGLIDADG family homing endonuclease codes for the protein MGRTKILIPKTDLEKLYLHRKWSPAKIAQKYGCTSITIRNRLIEADISLKSKSAAQTKYPRKDFSGSDIDKAYLLGFKYGDLNAYVPPGVSETVVVRCHTTHLAQERLFKELFCQYGTVTISRNSRSAHLNCYLNRSFTFLLGKYPPGMRRWLSSNETLLWAFAAGYIDAEGTFGLNQGKGRFKIDAYDQAILADIHKLFLRSGIRSKSRIIARKGDNDYGWIWKQNVWRVSVNESSSLEVLIFLLKPFLTHQKRVSDANKVLSNIQQRRRNGTII
- a CDS encoding lipid II flippase MurJ gives rise to the protein MVRRLLTRITAPVRGLHEAAYVLAALTLASQALAILRDRAFAHSFGAGQTLDLYYAAFKIPDLVFALVASLVSAYVLIPRIAEASGKDARELMSQTATFLLVGGGIICAVLALFAPHLLFLLFPGFADIPERASFILLARILLLQPILLGLSGVVTSVTQVHRRFALFALSPVLYNLGIIFGTVFLYPLYGLPGIGIGVVIGAVAHLAIHLPVVAKAGLFPRLVMPDWRTIFSVMKDSVPRSLALGAGAATTLALTALAARSGTGGVSVFTLGGNLEAVPLSLIGASYAVAAFPVLSELAGKDDKIQFSAVLSSAARHLMVWSIVTFGLVVVLRAHLVRAILGTGAFGWDATRLTAAVLAILVVALAAQGLVLLLSRALYAAKQSWSPLTIQVAGGILSLFAAGGLLWLAPHFPGLPAFVDALFRVSGVAGTSVLLIAIGATVGQLLIAVLLVAALSKAAPGFARTLVRPLFEGLAAALVGGCLAYGVLALLGGLAPLTTTVAVFTEGFAAGMVGLAGAIGVLYFTDNREFAVMREALIRAAKKHILPPLGL
- the lepA gene encoding translation elongation factor 4, whose amino-acid sequence is MAQLYNLRNFSIVAHVDHGKSTLADRLLEATHTIETRKMRDQVLDRMDLERERGITIKMQPVRMKYEKNGTSYVLNLIDTPGHIDFSYEVSRALSAVEGVLLLVDSTQGVQAQTLTTLAMAKNAGCTIIPVVSKIDSPYARVPEVKQELAKLLAVSPDTVLAVSGKSGEGVDELLGAVVDRVPPPRAAVADEPRATIFDFSYSTHRGVTVYLRVFDGTLKKGQPLLFHAAGNTFTALEVGIFAPDETPAEMLGPGEIGYVITGVKEPGVVAVGDTIGVPRGLLPALGGFERPRPVVWASVYPESQDDLPLLRQALERLRLTDSSLSFEEESSGVLGRGFRCGFLGMLHLEIISERLKREFSLALIVTIPTIAYAVTTRKGREVVYTPSRFPDFGDIELIEEPWVKVIVLMPPDAVSALVQLFHEHEANTTGTIGYDDGRIEMTAEMPLRELMRGFFDRVKSVSSGYASLSYEFLDERPADVVRLDILVAEEPVPAFARVISRRRVQEEGEKMVEKLHDILPKQQFVAKIQARALGRIIASRSLSAMRKDVTAGLYGGDVSRKNKLLQKQKKGKKKLKEHGTGKVNIPEEVFMKMVQGSDR
- a CDS encoding ATP cone domain-containing protein, with protein sequence MPKAVALSRSKSVPVTRAAHAAPAPVSKETARYREHIPQIEKRDGRLVPFEFEKIVSAIHKAMIAENEGTDADATLVAHQVAGELARFAKKYKNFLPTVEGIGDAVETQLILNGYAKAAKGYILYRDKRSQMRANKIEVPEHVRKLAEESKKYFKDNALGEFVYLRTYSKWIPEEGRRETWIETVDRYIAFMKENLGEKLSEKEYAEIRMAILKQEVMPSMRLMQFAGEAARKSNVCAYNCSYIAPSKLQDFAEIMYISMRGTGVGYSVESQNIQALPQIAYQTGEKLATFVVPDSAEGWCNALTLGLETWYAGKDIDFDFSLVRPAGARLKTMGGKASGPEPLRQLLSFSRERIFARQGRRLRNIDAHDIICNIGACVVAGGVRRSAMISLSDLDDTEVRDAKKGQFFLSDPHRSIANNSAVYLEKPTNEEFMDEWVALMKSRSGERGIFNRGGLMTQLPARRIRNWEETGYIKNGRIKELPGTNPCGEIILKSKQFCNLTEVIARADDTKESLVRKARLATILGTYQSTLTKLPYLSKEWVDNCEGERLLGVSITGQWDSRESRNAEALAAMKDETVKTNKTYAKRFGVNQSTAITCVKPSGTVSKTFDVASGMHPRHAPYYIQRIRISVTDSLFKMLRDQGVPAHPEVGQTEENANTYVLEFPVKAPEGAICKDDITALDQLEHWKLVKTKYTEHNPSVTISIGDDEWITVANWVYANWDIVGGLSFLPRSNHVYRLAPYEAITKEEYEKMLPRYANVDYSKLYQYERQDETEVKKELACAGGTCEI